The following coding sequences lie in one Takifugu rubripes chromosome 8, fTakRub1.2, whole genome shotgun sequence genomic window:
- the dbi gene encoding acyl-CoA-binding protein → MSEEAFQKAAEEVKVLKNKPSDSELGELYGLYKQVTVGDVNTDRPGMFDFTGKAKWDAWNAKKGVSKEDAMAAYVALVEKLKAKDGV, encoded by the exons ATGAGC GAGGAAGCGTTCCAGAAGGCAGCGGAGGAGGTCAAGGTGCTCAAGAACAAGCCGAGCGACTCGGAGCTGGGCGAGCTCTACGGCCTGTACAAGCAAGTCACGGTCGGAGACGTCAACACGG ATCGCCCGGGAATGTTTGACTTCACAGGCAAAGCAAAGTGGGATGCCTGGAATGCGAAAAAAG GTGTATCGAAGGAAGACGCGATGGCTGCTTATGTCGCTTTAGTGGAGAAGCTGAAGGCGAAAGATGGGGTTTAG
- the LOC101072526 gene encoding homeobox protein engrailed-1-B-like isoform X2, whose product MEEQKEPNSGRDSTEEESMSLSPNLPSPPLVLPHQAAQQAHRTTNFFIDNILRPDFGCRKEPSYRSQTPGRENVNPLGGGRPPHPGSLCLDSNCSSDSSSSSPSSSTSSSPSSKQNSSKQGDAASNGTGRFADSPSSIVVVSGSTGGTAATSESQQLLWPAWVYCTRYSDRPSSGPRTRKLKKKKSTKEDKRPRTAFTAEQLQRLKNEFQANRYITEQRRQSLAQELNLNESQIKIWFQNKRAKIKKASGYKNSLALQLMAQGLYNHSTTTVQDEKDESE is encoded by the exons ATGGAAGAGCAAAAGGAGCCCAACAGCGGCCGGGACTCCACCGAGGAAGAGAGCATGTCCCTGTCACCGaacctcccatcccctcccctgGTTTTACCCCACCAGGCCGCCCAGCAGGCCCACAGAACCACCAACTTTTTCATAGACAACATCCTTCGGCCGGACTTCGGGTGCCGAAAGGAGCCGAGCTACCGGAGCCAGACGCCGGGCCGAGAGAACGTGAACCCGCTGGGCGGCGGGAGGCCGCCGCACCCCGGCAGCCTGTGTCTGGACTCCAActgcagcagcgacagcagctcGTCGTCGCCCTCGTCGTCCACGTCCTCGTCGCCTTCGTCCAAGCAGAACTCGTCGAAACAGGGCGACGCGGCGAGCAACGGGACGGGCAGGTTCGCCGACAGCCCGTCGTCTATCGTGGTCGTGAGCGGCAGCACCGGAGGCACCGCGGCCACCTCGGagagccagcagctgctgtggccCGCCTGGGTGTACTGCACCCGCTACTCGGACCGGCCCTCATCTG GCCCCAGGACACGGaaactgaaaaagaagaagagcacCAAGGAGGACAAGAGGCCGAGGACAGCGTTCACGGCCGAACAGCTGCAGAGACTGAAAAACGAGTTCCAGGCGAACCGCTACATCACGGAGCAGCGGAGACAGTCTCTGGCCCAGGAACTCAACCTGAACGAGTCTCAGATCaaaatctggttccagaacaaGCGGGCCAAGATCAAAAAAGCCAGCGGCTACAAGAACTCACTGGCCCTGCAGCTGATGGCCCAGGGACTCTACAACCATTCGACCACCACCGTGCAGGACGAGAAGGACGAGAGCGAGTAG
- the LOC101061567 gene encoding metalloreductase STEAP3 encodes MPDDMARPLIRGRGEGRGSRCLEASMCDPDAPVIGIMGTGDFSRSLARRLVASGYQVVVGSRNPKCFIALFPEEVEVTSQMEAASQADLVFVAIFPEHHSTLVELKPALAGKTLIDVSNGIRINLDGPSNAELLADMFPESSVVKGFNTISAWTLQVGPRDGSRQVFLCSNSSSAKSSVTQLCRQMGFVPVDMGPLSSSLEIENLPLYLFPSWRVPVICTLGLFIIFYLYNFIHDVLHPFVTSGKNLFYKMPIEVVNVTLPSVALVMLSLVYLPGLLAACLQLWLGTKYKRFPDRLDRWLTRRKQLGLCSFLCATLHAVYSLCLPMRKSARFKLVNMAFKQVKEGVEDSWVDAEVWRMELYLSVGIMALGLLSLLAITSLPSVANTVNWREFSFIQSTLGYCALAMATLHTLLFGWNRAFDASQYHFYMPPTFALVLILPLIVLLGRLVLLLPCMSRELRKIRRGWEKTRHIRFTFPEVVSHV; translated from the exons ATGCCTGACGACATGGCGAGGCCTTTAATCCGGGGCCGTGGGGAAGGGAGAGGCTCCAGGTGCCTTGAGGCTTCCATGTGTGACCCCGACGCTCCAGTCATCGGCATCATGGGCACCGGCGACTTCTCCCGCTCATTAGCAAGAAGACTGGTGGCCTCGGGTTACCAAGTCGTGGTGGGGAGTCGGAACCCGAAATGCTTCATCGCTCTGTTCCCTGAAGAGGTCGAG GTGACTTCACAGATGGAAGCAGCCAGCCAGGCAGACCTGGTCTTTGTGGCCATTTTCCCTGAGCACCACTCCACTCTGGTTGAACTGAAGCCAGCACTGGCTGGAAAGACGTTGATCGACGTGAGCAACGGCATCAGGATCAACCTGGACGGGCCTTCGAACGCTGAGCTCCTGGCTGACATGTTTCCAGAGAGCTCTGTGGTCAAAGGCTTCAACACCATATCGGCTTGGACCCTCCAGGTGGGCCCACGAGACGGAAGCCGGCAG GTATTCttgtgcagcaacagcagcagcgccaaGAGCTCAGTCACTCAGCTCTGCAGACAAATGGGCTTCGTCCCTGTCGACATgggccccctctcctcctctctggagatCGAAAACCTCCCCCTCTATCTGTTTCCCTCGTGGCGCGTCCCGGTCATCTGCACCCTTGGCCTGTTCATCATCTTCTACCTGTACAACTTCATCCACGACGTCCTCCATCCCTTTGTGACATCGGGGAAGAATCTTTTCTACAAGATGCCCATCGAGGTGGTCAATGTCACGCTCCCCTCTGTGGCCTTGGTGATGCTCTCGCTGGTATACCTGCCTGGTTTGCTTGCTGCCTGTCTCCAGCTTTGGTTAGGCACAAAGTACAAGCGCTTCCCTGACCGGCTGGACCGTTGGCTCACGAGGAGGAAGCAGCTTGGGCTGTGCAGCTTCCTGTGTGCCACTTTACACGCCGTCTACAGTCTGTGTCTCCCCATGAGGAAATCTGCCCGTTTCAAACTGGTCAATATGGCTTTTAAACAG GTGAAGGAGGGCGTGGAGGATTCCTGGGTGGACGCGGAGGTGTGGAGGATGGAGCTGTACCTCTCTGTGGGCATCATGGCCCTCGGACTGCTGTCTTTGCTGGCCATCACATCACTGCCCTCTGTGGCCAACACTGTCAACTGGAGGGAGTTCAGCTTCATACAA TCCACACTGGGTTACTGCGCCTTGGCCATGGCCACTCTCCACACGCTGTTATTCGGATGGAACCGTGCCTTCGACGCTTCCCAGTACCATTTTTACATGCCCCCCACTTTTGCGTTGGTCCTGATCCTCCCGCTCATCGTGCTGCTGGGCCGCCTGGTTCTTCTCCTGCCCTGCATGTCCAGAGAGCTCAGAAAGATCCGCCGCGGCTGGGAGAAGACCCGACACATCCGCTTCACTTTTCCGGAGGTGGTCAGCCACGTGTGA
- the LOC101072920 gene encoding complement C1q-like protein 2, whose translation MVLLVLAIVVPLLLLRTPPISGHYYEMMGTCRMVCDPYTTKPGGATTMEVIQHADGAAALPQPPMAQGTRGEPGRPGKPGSRGPPGLPGPPGPRGPPGEPGGGGKFSFTSLSGAAGGNSDADGFNGTLNNYRIAFYVGLKNPHEGYEVLRFDDVITNLGNHYDPSTGKFTCQVSGIYFFTYHVLMRGGDGTSMWADLCKNGQVRASAIAQDADQNYDYASNSAVLHLNSGDEIYVKLDGGKAHGGNNNKYSTFSGFILYPD comes from the exons ATGGTTCTGTTAGTTCTGGCCATCGTtgtcccgctgctgctgctccgcaCCCCCCCCATCTCTGGCCATTACTATGAGATGATGGGAACCTGCCGGATGGTTTGCGACCCCTACACCACCAAGCCAGGAGGCGCCACAACTATGGAGGTCATCCAACACGCCGATGGCGCGGCTGCCCTACCGCAGCCGCCCATGGCGCAAGGTACCCGCGGGGAGCCAGGACGGCCGGGTAAACCGGGCTCCAGGGGTCCTCCAGGGTTACCCGGACCACCTGGTCCCAGGGGGCCACCAGGAGAGCCAGGCGGCGGCGGAAAGTTCTCTTTCACTTCGTTAAGTGGGGCTGCGGGGGGTAACAGTGACGCGGACGGCTTTAACGGAACCTTAAACAATTACAGGATCGCGTTTTACGTCGGCCTGAAGAATCCGCACGAGGGATACGAAGTGTTAAGGTTCGACGACGTGATCACAAACTTGGGGAACCACTACGACCCGAGCACGGGCAAGTTCACCTGCCAGGTGTCCGGGATCTATTTCTTCACCTACCATGTGCTGATGCGCGGGGGAGACGGAACCAGCATGTGGGCCGACCTGTGCAAAAACGGACAG GTGCGGGCCAGCGCCATTGCTCAGGATGCTGACCAGAACTACGACTACGCCAGCAACAGCGCCGTGCTGCACCTGAACTCCGGGGACGAGATCTACGTCAAACTGGACGGCGGCAAAGCGCACGgaggcaacaacaacaagtacAGCACCTTCTCCGGCTTCATCCTGTACCCCGACTAA
- the LOC101072526 gene encoding homeobox protein engrailed-1-B-like isoform X1, which produces MEEQKEPNSGRDSTEEESMSLSPNLPSPPLVLPHQAAQQAHRTTNFFIDNILRPDFGCRKEPSYRSQTPGRENVNPLGGGRPPHPGSLCLDSNCSSDSSSSSPSSSTSSSPSSKQNSSKQGDAASNGTGRFADSPSSIVVVSGSTGGTAATSESQQLLWPAWVYCTRYSDRPSSVSTPGPRTRKLKKKKSTKEDKRPRTAFTAEQLQRLKNEFQANRYITEQRRQSLAQELNLNESQIKIWFQNKRAKIKKASGYKNSLALQLMAQGLYNHSTTTVQDEKDESE; this is translated from the exons ATGGAAGAGCAAAAGGAGCCCAACAGCGGCCGGGACTCCACCGAGGAAGAGAGCATGTCCCTGTCACCGaacctcccatcccctcccctgGTTTTACCCCACCAGGCCGCCCAGCAGGCCCACAGAACCACCAACTTTTTCATAGACAACATCCTTCGGCCGGACTTCGGGTGCCGAAAGGAGCCGAGCTACCGGAGCCAGACGCCGGGCCGAGAGAACGTGAACCCGCTGGGCGGCGGGAGGCCGCCGCACCCCGGCAGCCTGTGTCTGGACTCCAActgcagcagcgacagcagctcGTCGTCGCCCTCGTCGTCCACGTCCTCGTCGCCTTCGTCCAAGCAGAACTCGTCGAAACAGGGCGACGCGGCGAGCAACGGGACGGGCAGGTTCGCCGACAGCCCGTCGTCTATCGTGGTCGTGAGCGGCAGCACCGGAGGCACCGCGGCCACCTCGGagagccagcagctgctgtggccCGCCTGGGTGTACTGCACCCGCTACTCGGACCGGCCCTCATCTG TTTCCACGCCAGGCCCCAGGACACGGaaactgaaaaagaagaagagcacCAAGGAGGACAAGAGGCCGAGGACAGCGTTCACGGCCGAACAGCTGCAGAGACTGAAAAACGAGTTCCAGGCGAACCGCTACATCACGGAGCAGCGGAGACAGTCTCTGGCCCAGGAACTCAACCTGAACGAGTCTCAGATCaaaatctggttccagaacaaGCGGGCCAAGATCAAAAAAGCCAGCGGCTACAAGAACTCACTGGCCCTGCAGCTGATGGCCCAGGGACTCTACAACCATTCGACCACCACCGTGCAGGACGAGAAGGACGAGAGCGAGTAG